One Prunus dulcis chromosome 7, ALMONDv2, whole genome shotgun sequence DNA segment encodes these proteins:
- the LOC117635229 gene encoding uncharacterized protein K02A2.6-like, giving the protein MLKDCINYSKGCEACQRHGPIQQAPSVPMNPVVKPWPFRGWAMDLIGKIYPASSQQHCFIIVATDYFTKWVEAKPIKTTTSQEIITFIEEQIIQRFGIPESITTDRGSSFISRDMLDMAETFKFKLLQSTPYYAQANGQAESSNKVIINIIRKMLEKNPKQWHEKLSETLWAYRTSKREATGMTPYALTYGHDAILPMEIAVQSLRIAHQHKLTGEDYSQAMLLELEELDASRIDTLNKLLAGKQAVSRAYNKRVRNKSFEEGEIVWKAILPLGAHIAGYGKWSPTWEGPFVINQILGMGAYRLQDRDGVIHNAPINGKWLKKFYPTMWDSQAVQTDPGIEKEQG; this is encoded by the coding sequence CAGTGGTAAAACCATGGCCTTTTAGGGGATGGGCAATGGATCTCATTGGCAAAATCTATCCAGCCAGCAGCCAGCAGcattgttttattattgttgcCACAGAttacttcaccaaatgggtagagGCCAAGCCAATCAAAACCACAACTTCTCAAGAGATCATCACCTTTATAGAAGAACAGATCATACAAAGATTCGGCATTCCAGAATCAATCACAACTGATAGGGGTTCTTCTTTCATATCTAGGGATATGCTAGATATGGCGGaaacattcaagttcaaactGCTTCAATCTACCCCTTATTATGCTCAAGCTAATGGACAGGCAGAATCAAGTAACAAGGTgattatcaatatcatcagaaAGATGCTGGAGAAGAATCCAAAGCAATGGCATGAAAAGTTGTCGGAGACTCTGTGGGCATACAGGActtcaaaaagagaagcaactgGCATGACCCCCTATGCTCTAACCTACGGCCATGATGCAATTCTGCCTATGGAGATAGCAGTCCAGTCTCTTAGAATTGCTCACCAGCACAAACTCACAggagaagactactctcaagCCATGTTACTTGAATTAGAAGAATTGGATGCAAGTAGGATTGACaccctcaacaaactcttagCAGGAAAACAGGCTGTGTCAAGGGCATACAACAAAAGAGTCAGAAACAAGAGTTTTGAAGAGGGAGAAATAGTCTGGAAGGCAATTCTGCCCCTTGGAGCACACATAGCTGGATATGGGAAATGGTCACCTACGTGGGAAGGTCCTTTTGTGATTAACCAGATCCTCGGAATGGGGGCATATAGGTTGCAGGACAGAGATGGAGTTATTCACAATGCCCCAATCAATGGCAAATGGTTAAAGAAATTCTACCCAACCATGTGGGATTCGCAGGCTGTACAGACAGACCCCGGgatagaaaaagaacaaggctga